A stretch of Rhodopirellula bahusiensis DNA encodes these proteins:
- a CDS encoding DUF1501 domain-containing protein yields MSIETSASTNGFSPRLSSRREMLLQCGGGFGSLALAGLLQDTASAGPSSEAPSPLASKLVHHPAKAKSVIFLFMDGGPSHLDTFDPKPDLDKLAGKPIPESFGRVLTAMGEFDSPIMPTQRKWAQHGEGGLWISDWLPHTAKMADELAVIRSCWTNGINHSGGICQMNTGSQFAGRPSLGSWVTYGMGTENENLPAFVVMQEGKGRVINGARNWGAGFMPAIYQGTTMQRTGSPFTNLDRPKHVAGSQQRAALDFLSDLNQAHAAERSDNSELEARIRSFELAYQMQSHAPDAVDLSQETEQTRSLYGLDQKETADYGRQLLMARRLVERGVRFVQCYHGAGSKWDAHSKIESNHTRMCRGMDLPVAGLIQDLKQRGLLDQTLIVWGGEFGRTPMSEKGDGRDHNPTGFSMWMAGGGVQGGQAYGTTDNLGLHAVEDRLHVHDIHSTILHLMGIDHRKLIYLHKGRPERIDQNEGRAYTKIVKPT; encoded by the coding sequence ATGTCGATTGAAACATCCGCCTCAACCAACGGCTTCTCACCACGACTTTCGTCGCGCAGAGAAATGCTGCTGCAATGTGGTGGCGGCTTTGGTTCACTGGCATTGGCAGGCCTGCTGCAAGACACCGCATCGGCAGGCCCATCGTCGGAGGCTCCCTCGCCGCTGGCATCGAAGCTGGTTCATCATCCAGCCAAAGCTAAAAGCGTGATCTTTCTGTTCATGGATGGCGGCCCTAGCCACCTGGACACGTTTGATCCGAAACCTGATCTCGACAAGTTGGCGGGCAAGCCAATCCCAGAGAGCTTCGGTCGCGTGCTGACTGCCATGGGTGAATTCGATTCACCGATCATGCCGACCCAGCGAAAGTGGGCCCAACACGGCGAAGGCGGACTTTGGATTTCGGATTGGTTGCCGCACACCGCGAAGATGGCGGACGAGTTGGCCGTCATTCGTTCTTGCTGGACCAACGGCATCAATCACTCCGGCGGCATCTGCCAAATGAACACGGGCAGCCAATTCGCTGGGCGTCCTTCGCTGGGCAGTTGGGTGACCTATGGCATGGGCACCGAGAACGAAAACCTGCCCGCGTTCGTTGTCATGCAAGAAGGCAAAGGCCGAGTCATCAACGGGGCCCGCAACTGGGGTGCAGGCTTCATGCCCGCGATCTATCAGGGCACCACGATGCAGCGCACCGGGTCACCGTTCACCAACCTGGACCGCCCCAAACATGTCGCGGGTTCGCAACAACGAGCGGCACTCGACTTCTTGAGTGATCTGAATCAGGCCCACGCTGCCGAACGTTCCGACAACAGCGAATTGGAGGCGCGGATTCGCAGCTTCGAACTCGCCTACCAAATGCAATCGCACGCTCCCGATGCAGTCGATTTGTCCCAAGAGACCGAGCAAACCAGATCCCTGTACGGGCTCGACCAAAAGGAAACCGCCGACTACGGGCGGCAACTTTTGATGGCTCGTCGCTTGGTCGAACGTGGTGTCCGGTTCGTACAGTGCTATCACGGTGCGGGCAGCAAGTGGGACGCTCACTCCAAAATTGAATCCAATCACACACGCATGTGCCGAGGAATGGACTTGCCCGTCGCGGGATTGATCCAAGACCTCAAGCAACGCGGACTGCTCGACCAAACGTTGATCGTTTGGGGCGGCGAATTTGGACGGACGCCGATGAGCGAAAAAGGTGACGGCCGCGACCACAACCCGACTGGTTTTTCGATGTGGATGGCCGGCGGCGGCGTGCAAGGCGGCCAAGCCTACGGCACCACCGACAATCTCGGCCTGCACGCCGTGGAAGATCGCTTGCATGTGCACGACATCCACTCCACGATCTTGCACTTGATGGGCATCGATCATCGAAAGCTGATTTACTTGCACAAGGGCCGCCCCGAACGCATCGACCAAAACGAAGGCCGCGCGTACACGAAGATCGTGAAACCGACCTAG
- a CDS encoding PSD1 and planctomycete cytochrome C domain-containing protein: MIPTSLLHRLSFLFGCAGIVLGTAVANASSPASRDLFEIHVRPTLIKHCIQCHGETEQEGGLKLTSLGALLEGGDSGPAIVPGNADDSLILEALRFESFEMPPAGQLDAPVVDGFASWITAGAPWPEDLVLTPMPIITEDDRDWWCYQPIADPAVPDVDDDNWCRNEIDRFVLDRLKQKNLRPADEAFPSQLTRRLHFALTGLPPTCPPPTSNQHDAATPDDWYEAQLDELLSSPAYGEHQARYWLDLVRYADSDGYNADHARPHAHLFRDYVIRSFNDDKPYDRFVCEQLAGDEIDPGNRDALIGTMYLRHWIYEWNQRDVEGQWQEIISDITETTADVFLAQGLKCARCHDHKFDPLLQRDFFALKAFFTPLLPREDFPVADIDARTKYQEQLAKWESATESIRDRLHEIETPALLAHATREGVDKFTQEIQSMIACRQCDRSEYEHQIASLASNQFDLHPDKLPEYLDGEAETERKYLRKQLAQFNHLKPKPLPKLPFVAGDVGPNSPPTLIPDQDTSPIDPGYPTILDPEPAQIMEIPEVLQSTGRRSTLAKWITDPANPLTARVIVNRVWQQHFGRGLTETASDFGRLGTPPSHPDLLDWLATRFIEDGWSLKKLHRRILMSATYRQSSTRPMDDHISEIDPQNVWLWRMNPRRLSGEEIHDAMLVASGEMATDKRAIYKKIKRNKLDPLLAAFDFPDRVRSQGKRHRTTTSPQALLLMNNSWLHDRAKRLAEEFAGESIDEMVNEIHPRLFHRPANEWDRERAAGFISAYPSESDDANDQEAKTALLHAYLCSSEMIYVD, translated from the coding sequence GTGATCCCCACCTCTCTCCTGCATCGGCTTTCATTCCTATTCGGATGTGCAGGGATCGTTCTGGGAACGGCAGTCGCAAACGCTTCGTCACCTGCGTCTCGCGATCTGTTCGAAATCCACGTTCGTCCGACGCTGATCAAACACTGCATCCAATGCCACGGCGAAACCGAACAAGAGGGCGGCCTGAAACTGACATCGCTGGGCGCGCTACTGGAAGGCGGTGACTCCGGCCCCGCGATCGTTCCTGGCAACGCGGACGACAGTTTGATTCTGGAAGCGTTGCGGTTTGAGTCGTTTGAAATGCCTCCCGCTGGCCAATTGGATGCTCCAGTCGTCGACGGCTTTGCCAGCTGGATCACCGCCGGAGCACCATGGCCGGAAGATCTTGTTCTCACCCCGATGCCGATCATCACCGAGGATGACCGAGACTGGTGGTGTTACCAACCGATCGCTGATCCAGCCGTCCCCGACGTTGATGATGACAACTGGTGCCGAAATGAGATCGACCGATTTGTTCTCGATCGTTTGAAGCAAAAGAACTTGCGTCCCGCGGATGAAGCCTTCCCTTCGCAGTTAACCCGACGCTTGCATTTCGCACTGACCGGGCTGCCACCAACTTGTCCGCCTCCAACCAGCAACCAACACGACGCCGCCACACCGGACGACTGGTACGAGGCACAACTCGACGAACTGCTTAGCAGCCCCGCCTATGGTGAACATCAAGCTCGCTATTGGTTGGACTTGGTTCGCTATGCGGACTCGGATGGTTACAACGCCGACCACGCGAGGCCGCACGCGCACCTCTTTCGTGACTACGTCATCCGATCGTTCAACGACGACAAACCGTACGATCGTTTTGTTTGCGAGCAGCTCGCCGGCGACGAAATCGATCCCGGCAATCGCGATGCTTTGATCGGAACGATGTATCTGCGGCATTGGATCTACGAATGGAACCAGCGTGACGTCGAAGGTCAATGGCAAGAAATCATCAGCGACATCACAGAGACCACCGCCGATGTTTTCTTGGCTCAAGGTCTGAAGTGTGCTCGATGTCACGACCACAAATTCGATCCTTTGTTGCAACGTGACTTCTTTGCTCTGAAGGCGTTCTTCACTCCGCTGCTGCCTCGCGAAGACTTCCCCGTCGCTGACATTGACGCTCGCACGAAGTATCAAGAGCAACTTGCCAAGTGGGAATCGGCTACCGAATCGATCCGCGACCGACTCCACGAAATTGAAACCCCGGCCTTGCTCGCTCACGCGACCCGTGAAGGCGTCGACAAGTTCACGCAAGAAATCCAATCCATGATTGCTTGCCGGCAATGCGACCGATCCGAATACGAACATCAAATCGCGTCGCTGGCCTCCAACCAATTCGACCTTCATCCGGACAAACTGCCCGAGTACCTGGACGGCGAAGCGGAAACGGAACGCAAGTATCTGCGCAAGCAACTCGCTCAGTTCAATCACCTGAAACCCAAGCCGCTTCCCAAGCTCCCATTCGTCGCCGGCGACGTAGGCCCAAATTCACCTCCAACGCTCATCCCCGATCAAGACACATCGCCGATCGATCCGGGATACCCAACGATTCTGGATCCGGAACCAGCTCAAATCATGGAGATACCCGAGGTCCTGCAATCAACCGGCCGTCGATCGACGCTGGCCAAATGGATCACCGATCCCGCCAACCCACTGACTGCTCGCGTGATCGTGAACCGAGTCTGGCAGCAACACTTTGGTCGCGGATTGACGGAAACGGCCAGCGACTTCGGTCGGCTCGGCACGCCACCGTCGCATCCCGACTTGCTCGATTGGTTGGCGACTCGGTTCATCGAAGACGGTTGGAGCCTCAAAAAGCTGCATCGACGGATCCTGATGTCCGCCACCTACCGACAATCATCGACGCGCCCGATGGACGACCATATTTCGGAAATCGATCCACAAAACGTTTGGCTGTGGCGAATGAATCCAAGGCGATTGTCGGGCGAAGAAATTCACGATGCGATGTTGGTCGCCAGCGGAGAAATGGCGACGGACAAGCGAGCCATCTACAAGAAAATCAAACGAAACAAACTCGATCCGTTGCTCGCTGCGTTCGACTTCCCCGACCGAGTCCGCAGCCAAGGCAAACGCCACCGAACGACGACTTCTCCGCAAGCGTTGTTGCTAATGAACAACAGCTGGCTGCACGACCGAGCCAAACGCTTGGCCGAAGAATTCGCTGGCGAATCGATCGACGAAATGGTCAACGAAATCCACCCTCGATTGTTCCACCGTCCCGCGAATGAGTGGGACCGTGAACGAGCCGCCGGCTTCATCTCAGCCTATCCATCCGAATCTGATGATGCGAACGATCAAGAAGCGAAGACCGCTCTCCTGCACGCCTACCTTTGTTCCAGCGAGATGATTTATGTCGATTGA
- a CDS encoding metallophosphoesterase family protein, translating to MSIRVLCFSDLHRDQEAAKRLVGLADQADLVLGAGDFANRHEGLADTLDVLQSITKPTVLVPGNGETVEELRDATVEWQAAIVLHGEGCEIELHGSSVPVWGVGGGIPVTPFGDWSYDFDEEQATEMLAGCPEGAILITHSPALDTVDHDSAGKIRGSQSIRETILAKKPRFAVCGHIHSDWERQVTLGSTPVLNAGPRGVFVDVPE from the coding sequence ATGAGCATTCGAGTTCTTTGTTTCAGTGACCTGCATCGTGACCAAGAAGCTGCGAAGCGATTGGTGGGACTCGCCGACCAAGCGGACTTGGTTCTCGGTGCAGGCGACTTCGCCAATCGGCACGAAGGTTTGGCTGACACGCTGGATGTTCTGCAATCGATCACCAAGCCCACTGTGCTGGTTCCCGGCAACGGTGAGACAGTGGAAGAGTTGCGAGATGCGACTGTGGAATGGCAGGCCGCGATTGTCTTGCACGGAGAAGGATGCGAGATCGAACTTCACGGAAGCTCCGTCCCGGTTTGGGGCGTTGGCGGCGGGATCCCGGTGACTCCGTTTGGCGATTGGAGTTATGACTTCGACGAAGAGCAGGCGACCGAAATGCTGGCGGGATGTCCTGAGGGAGCGATCCTGATCACGCACTCACCCGCGTTGGACACGGTCGATCACGACAGCGCCGGCAAGATTCGCGGCAGTCAAAGCATTCGCGAAACGATCCTGGCGAAGAAGCCCCGGTTCGCGGTTTGCGGGCACATCCATAGCGATTGGGAACGCCAAGTGACATTGGGCTCAACACCGGTTTTGAATGCCGGGCCGCGTGGCGTTTTTGTGGATGTCCCAGAGTAG
- a CDS encoding SGNH/GDSL hydrolase family protein, translating into MSSRRPATIDPTQPKKLARFGFAIAACLLLISLPWKPLFADESDIDLLANSRITVVGDSITQAGHYVSFLSYQLQKSYPKRTFDIYPLGLSSETVSGLSEDGHAGGRFPRPCLFERFDRLLTKLKPEVLIACYGMNDGIYQPLEESRFAAFQNGIQNMITQAKQAGVKKIYLVTPPIYDYQPRDDSFNYESVLSEYARWETKLNITNVKVIDLHTAMLAARKQRDQPFSKDKVHPNEDGHWLMAQTIASALGASETNMTLAEVKADPVFASIDAIRNLRWKAWMNHIGYTREKTYPPQPLGGSEALVAEQKEAIKTLLSR; encoded by the coding sequence ATGTCCAGTCGCCGGCCAGCAACCATCGACCCAACTCAACCTAAAAAGCTTGCCCGATTCGGTTTCGCAATTGCGGCTTGCCTGTTGCTAATCAGCCTCCCATGGAAGCCTCTCTTTGCTGATGAATCTGACATCGATTTGCTGGCCAATTCTCGCATCACGGTCGTTGGAGACAGCATCACGCAAGCGGGACACTACGTTTCGTTCCTGTCGTATCAATTGCAAAAGAGTTACCCCAAACGAACCTTCGACATCTATCCACTGGGATTGTCGAGTGAAACCGTCTCGGGACTGAGTGAAGACGGACACGCGGGAGGCCGATTTCCACGGCCATGTTTGTTCGAACGATTCGACCGCTTGCTCACCAAACTCAAGCCAGAAGTTTTGATCGCATGCTACGGAATGAACGATGGAATCTACCAGCCGCTGGAAGAAAGCCGTTTCGCAGCGTTCCAGAACGGCATCCAAAACATGATCACTCAAGCCAAACAGGCCGGCGTGAAGAAGATCTATCTGGTTACACCGCCGATCTACGACTACCAACCAAGAGATGACTCATTCAACTACGAATCCGTGCTCAGCGAATACGCTCGCTGGGAAACGAAACTGAACATTACGAATGTCAAAGTCATCGACCTGCACACAGCGATGCTTGCCGCCCGAAAGCAACGTGACCAACCGTTTTCAAAAGACAAAGTGCACCCCAATGAAGACGGGCACTGGTTGATGGCACAAACCATCGCGTCCGCACTCGGAGCCAGCGAAACAAACATGACATTGGCAGAAGTCAAAGCGGATCCCGTTTTCGCGTCGATCGATGCGATCCGCAATCTTCGCTGGAAAGCCTGGATGAACCACATCGGATACACGCGAGAAAAAACCTACCCGCCGCAACCTCTCGGCGGGTCGGAAGCACTCGTTGCCGAGCAAAAAGAAGCGATCAAGACGCTCCTTTCACGCTAA
- a CDS encoding orotidine 5'-phosphate decarboxylase / HUMPS family protein, with translation MASAIGASTPNVSQPKQTLTWFCPIFPAYLPSNTPWRLECDTIRASCLDPAFLPTCRGRRMRPIVQISLDLTNIDEALETAELAMRAGVDWLEAGTPLILAEGLHGVRELRAAFPQTPIVADLKTMDGGYLEAEMMANAGATHVVVMARAHEETIRCVVKAGADFGCQVMGDNMVSEDMVAGAKRLEDLGCDYVIHHIGYDERRGIAARGDRMPSPLDQLREVVQAVEVPVQAVGGLSIEQAIECPKYGAPLVVLGAPLTIDADAFRTADGDLESSLRMICEAVHAQEVA, from the coding sequence GTGGCATCCGCGATCGGAGCGTCAACACCAAACGTTTCGCAGCCCAAGCAAACGCTCACATGGTTCTGCCCGATCTTTCCTGCCTACCTGCCTAGCAACACTCCTTGGCGTTTGGAATGCGATACAATTCGGGCCTCCTGCCTGGACCCCGCCTTCCTTCCCACCTGCAGAGGTCGACGCATGCGTCCGATCGTTCAGATTTCGTTGGACCTGACCAACATTGATGAAGCCCTGGAAACCGCCGAACTTGCCATGCGAGCGGGCGTGGATTGGTTGGAAGCGGGAACACCGCTGATTCTCGCCGAAGGCTTGCACGGCGTGCGTGAACTTCGTGCCGCGTTTCCCCAAACACCAATCGTCGCCGACCTCAAAACGATGGACGGCGGGTACCTGGAAGCCGAGATGATGGCCAACGCCGGCGCGACCCACGTCGTGGTGATGGCTCGGGCTCATGAAGAAACGATTCGCTGCGTCGTCAAAGCGGGTGCTGACTTTGGTTGCCAGGTCATGGGCGACAACATGGTCAGCGAAGACATGGTCGCCGGTGCCAAACGTCTGGAAGACCTGGGGTGCGATTACGTGATCCACCACATCGGCTACGACGAACGCCGAGGCATCGCGGCTCGCGGCGATCGAATGCCAAGCCCACTCGACCAATTGCGTGAAGTCGTGCAAGCAGTCGAGGTTCCCGTTCAAGCCGTTGGTGGATTGTCGATCGAGCAAGCCATTGAGTGTCCCAAGTACGGCGCCCCTCTGGTGGTTTTGGGAGCACCGCTGACGATCGACGCCGACGCGTTTCGCACCGCCGATGGTGATTTGGAATCCTCCCTGCGAATGATCTGCGAAGCCGTGCATGCGCAAGAGGTCGCCTAA
- a CDS encoding zinc-binding dehydrogenase, which translates to MQSAAVVNYAPEPKSVEIREIDRPEIGSQDVLLEVSHVGVCGSDLHQWTAHHSWPVNYPVVLGHEFGGHVVETGNDVEGWNEGDRVVSETAAIIDSNNPMTRRGLYNLDPTRKGFGYGVDGAMTRYVRVPSRILHKVPKSLAFEHACLTEPCCVAYNAVVRNARIEPGDRVIVMGPGTIGILCAAMARLCGAEVALVGLESDRHRLNIAEEHYGCQGIIGDPTNWANERDGMGCDGVIDAAGSSITLEIAMQVVRPAGWISKVGWGPQPLGYNLDPLVQKNVTLQGSFSHNWPIWERVLALLTSGQLNVAPIIGGIWPIDQWQTAFEKMHRGEVVKSVLQPI; encoded by the coding sequence ATGCAATCCGCCGCGGTGGTGAACTACGCTCCGGAACCGAAATCCGTCGAAATTCGCGAAATCGATCGGCCTGAGATCGGCTCGCAAGATGTCCTGCTGGAAGTCTCCCACGTCGGCGTCTGCGGCAGCGATCTTCATCAATGGACCGCACATCATTCTTGGCCGGTGAACTACCCCGTGGTTCTGGGCCATGAATTTGGCGGACACGTCGTGGAAACGGGAAATGACGTGGAGGGCTGGAACGAGGGTGACCGCGTGGTCAGCGAAACGGCCGCGATCATCGATTCCAACAACCCCATGACGCGGCGTGGCCTCTACAACTTGGACCCCACACGCAAAGGGTTTGGCTACGGCGTTGACGGGGCAATGACTCGCTATGTTCGCGTTCCCTCGCGAATTTTGCACAAGGTGCCCAAGTCGCTCGCGTTTGAACACGCTTGCCTGACCGAACCATGCTGCGTCGCCTACAACGCAGTCGTTCGCAACGCACGCATTGAACCGGGCGATCGAGTCATCGTGATGGGTCCCGGAACCATCGGCATCCTATGCGCCGCCATGGCCCGTCTTTGCGGTGCCGAGGTGGCTCTGGTTGGACTGGAATCCGACCGACATCGATTGAACATCGCGGAAGAACACTACGGCTGCCAAGGCATCATCGGTGATCCCACCAACTGGGCCAACGAGCGTGATGGGATGGGATGCGACGGCGTGATAGATGCCGCCGGCTCCAGCATCACGCTGGAAATCGCCATGCAAGTTGTGCGTCCCGCGGGATGGATCAGCAAAGTCGGCTGGGGACCACAACCGCTCGGCTACAACCTGGATCCACTGGTTCAAAAGAATGTGACTTTGCAAGGAAGCTTCAGCCACAACTGGCCGATTTGGGAACGCGTCTTGGCTTTGCTCACAAGCGGACAACTGAACGTCGCACCGATCATCGGAGGCATCTGGCCGATCGATCAGTGGCAGACCGCTTTCGAAAAAATGCACCGCGGCGAAGTCGTCAAATCGGTGCTCCAACCCATCTGA
- a CDS encoding sugar phosphate isomerase/epimerase family protein, with the protein MPQLAAFPKAYMTALCKDGSMKLAEWFELASTLDVQGLEFYAGFLELDDQSNWPSLRQQVEDLGMVIPMLCCSPDFTHPDQAFRDAQIQQQLRWIEMTETLGGSYCRVLSGQRRPELSNEEGIELAADCITQCLPYAADRGITLILENHYKDDFWEYPEFAQSMDVFCDLVDAIDHPNFGVNYDPSNAFLAGDDPLELLRRVSHRVVTMHASDRFLIEGTLQDLRAEEDGSVGYAQRLRHGEIGKGLNDYDAIFRELKSKGFDSWISIEDGVDGIDQLRRSADFLRGKISQHWN; encoded by the coding sequence ATGCCCCAACTGGCCGCGTTTCCCAAAGCCTACATGACCGCGTTGTGCAAAGACGGTTCGATGAAGCTGGCCGAGTGGTTTGAACTTGCCTCGACGCTGGATGTTCAAGGCCTGGAGTTCTACGCCGGCTTTCTAGAACTGGACGACCAAAGCAACTGGCCCTCGCTTCGCCAGCAGGTTGAAGACCTCGGGATGGTCATCCCCATGCTGTGTTGTTCACCCGACTTCACGCACCCAGACCAAGCCTTCCGTGACGCTCAAATCCAACAACAATTGCGTTGGATCGAGATGACAGAAACACTTGGTGGCAGCTACTGCCGAGTGCTCAGTGGACAGCGACGCCCCGAACTATCCAATGAAGAGGGCATTGAGTTGGCCGCCGACTGCATCACCCAGTGCCTTCCCTACGCTGCCGATCGCGGCATCACGCTGATCCTCGAGAACCACTACAAAGATGACTTCTGGGAGTACCCTGAGTTCGCGCAATCCATGGACGTCTTTTGCGACTTGGTGGATGCCATCGACCATCCGAACTTCGGCGTCAACTACGACCCCAGCAATGCGTTCTTAGCCGGCGACGACCCACTGGAATTGCTTCGCCGCGTGTCTCACCGCGTCGTCACCATGCACGCCAGCGATCGCTTCCTGATCGAAGGCACACTGCAAGACCTTCGCGCCGAAGAAGATGGCTCGGTCGGTTACGCTCAAAGACTCCGTCATGGTGAAATCGGCAAAGGCCTGAATGATTATGATGCCATCTTTCGAGAATTGAAATCCAAAGGATTCGATTCCTGGATCAGCATCGAAGATGGCGTGGATGGAATCGACCAACTTCGTCGCAGCGCCGACTTCCTACGCGGCAAGATTTCTCAACACTGGAATTGA